In the Enterobacter cloacae subsp. cloacae ATCC 13047 genome, GCCGGGCGCTGCTGTTACGCCCGGCGGGAGATTACGCCTGTAGCCACCAGACGGCTTCAAACGGACGTAGCGTGGCGGTGTGTGGGGCCGGGTAGTTACTCATGACGGCCTGCCACTCACCGCTGAGAACATCAGATTCCCATTCATGAGACTGATGGCTGAGGTTAGCCACCACCACCAGGGTTTTCCCCTGCCACTGGCGGCGATAACACCACAGGGACGGATGTTCCGGCTGCAGATCCTGATAATCGCCCCACGTCAACACCGGCAGGGTTTTGCGCAGGCGAATTAGCGACTGGTAGGTATAAAACACCGAATCGGGATCGTCCAGCGCCGCGCGGGCGTTGACCGTCTCGTAGTTGTCGCAGACGCCAATCCACGGCTCACCTTCGGTAAAGCCCGCATTGTGCGAGGCATCCCACTGCATCGGCGTGCGCCCGTTATCGCGCGACTTACTCGCCAGAATCGCCAGGAGTTCGTTCGGATCGCGGCCGTTAGCTCGCAGTTCGGCGAACATGTTCAGGCTTTCCACGTCGCGGTAATCGGTGATACGGCTGAAGTGCGGGTTGGTCATGCCAAGCTCTTCACCCTGATAGATATACGGCGTGCCCTGCATCCCGTGCAGCACCATGCCCAGCATCTTCGCCGCCGGTACGCGGTATTCGCCTTCATCGCCAAAGCGCGACACAATGCGCGGCTGATCGTGGTTACACCAGAACAGCGCGTTCCACGCTTTGTTATGCATCCCCTGCTGCCAGTGGTTGAAGAGGGTTTTCAGCGCCACGAAATCCGGTTTTGCCAGCGTCCATTTTTCGCCGCCGGGGTAATCCACCTTCAGATGATGGAAGTTAAAGGTCATCGACAGCTCGCGCCCGTCGAGAGACGCATACTGCTGGCAGTTCTCCAGCGAGGTGGAGGACATCTCGCCCACCGTCATCAGATTACGCGGCGTAAAGACGTCGCGGCTCATCTCCTGGAGATATTCATGAATGCGCGGCCCGTCAGTGTAGAAGCGGCGACCGTCGCCAATATCGTCATTCGGGAAAGCCTGATCTTTCGAAATCAGGTTAATCACATCCAGACGCAGGCCGTCCACGCCGCGATCGGCCCAGAACTCGCACACCTTTTTCAGTTCAGCGCGCACGGCCGGATTCTCCCAGTTGAGATCCGCCTGCTCCGGGGCGAAGAGGTGCAGATAATACTGCTCGCTCTCGGCGTGCCAGCGCCAGGCGTTGCCGCCGAATTTGGAGCGCCAGTTGTTGGGAAGCTGCTCCGGCGTGCCGTCGCGCCAGATATAAAACTGGCGGTACGGGCTGGCTTTATTCAGTGATTCACGGAACCAGGCGTGCTGGGTTGACGTGTGGTTAAACACCATATCCAGCACGATGCGAATGCCGCGTTCATGCGCCTGGGCGACCAGCTCGTCAAAGTCATCCAGCGTGCCGTACGCCGGGTCGATGGCGGTGTAATTCGCCACGTCGTAGCCGTTATCGACCTGCGGGGAGATGTAAAACGGCGTCAGCCAGATGGCGTCAATACCGAGGGTTTTCAGGTAGTCCAGCCGCTGCGTCACGCCGCGCAAATCGCCGGTGCCGCTGCCGGTCGTGTCCTGAAAACTTTTTGGGTAAATCTGATAGATGACTCCGTTCTGCCACCAGTGAGGAAGGGTATTCATAATGCGTTCCTGCAAATGCGAAGGGGCGCAACTGCGCCCCGAAAGATGAAGTTAAACAATCTGCAGCGCGCCCTGACGGAACTTACGCTGGTAAACCACGGTGGTGAGCGCCATAGGGACGATGATCGCGATGGCCATCGCCAGGGCAAACACCTGCCAGAAGGCGGGCTGAATGGAGAGAATACCCGGCAGGCCACCAACGCCGATGCCGTTTGCCATCACGCCGTTGAGACCACACACCAGACCCGCCAGACCCGAGCCGATCATGGCGCAGAGCATCGGGAAGCGGTATTTCAGGTTGATACCGTACATCGCCGGTTCGGTGACCCCGAGATACGCGGAGATGGCGGCCGGAACGGAAATTTCACGCTCGTTATGCTTACGGCTGACCAGAATAATGCCCGTTACGGCAGATGCCTGAGCGATGTTAGACAGCGCGATAATCGGCCAGACCGGCGTGCCGCCAAGGCTCTGGATCATCTGCATATCAATCGCCAGCGTGGTCTGGTGTACGCCGGTGATCACCAGCGGGGCGTACAGGAAGCCGAACAGCGCGGCACCAATCGGCGCGAAGCTGCCGGTCATCAGGTGACGGACGGCAAAGGCCACACCGTCGCCGATCATGCGGCCAAACGGACCGATAAAGGCGTGCGCCAGGAACACCGCCAGGATCAGCGAGCAGACCGGCACCACTACCAGATAGAGGTAATCTGGCACGATGCGTTTCAGGCGCGTCTCAATAAAGCCCAATGCCAGACCCGCCAGCAGTGCCGGGATAACCTGCGCCTGATAGCCCACTTTGGCGATGGTGAACAGGCCAAAGTTCCACACTTCCGGCGCCTGCTGGCCAAGTAAGTAAGCGTTCATTAACTGCGGAGAGACCAGCGTTACGCCGAGCACGATACCCAGAATCGGGGTACCGCCCATTTTACGCACGGCGGACCAGCAAATCCCCACCGGCAGATAGAAGAAGATCGCTTCGCCAATCAGCCACAGGAAGTCGTAAATGGTTTTCAGCGCCGGGTACATCTGCGCCAGGGTTTTGCCGTCGCTCATCGGCACATCACCGATGACGTTACGGAAGCCTAAAATTAAGCCCCCGCTGATCAGCGCTGGCAGCAGCGGGAAGAAGATCTCTGCGAAGTGGGAGATAAGCTGCTCGTGCCATTTCATATTCTGGCGCGCGGCCTTTTTGGCCTGCTCTTTATCTGCCGCGTTGTGCCCGGTAGTGGCGAGCAGAGCCTGATAGTAATCGCCCACTTCGGTACCAATAACCACCTGGAACTGCCCGGCGTTGGTGAAGCAGCCTTTCACCATCGAAAGCGCTTCAATCGCTTTCGGATTGGCTTTGGCCGGATCGTTCAGCACGAAGCGCAGGCGGGTAATACAATGGCTGACCGTCGCGATGTTTTCGCGACCGCCCACCAGGACGATCAGCTGATCGATATCTGCTTGTTTGACTTTACTCATCATGAAACCTCATGACAGATGGGAGGGGTGTAATGACCTGAGCGCAAGCCTACTCCTTCAGCGGGACGGCGAAAATGGGAACGTTCCCGAAATCGGGCGAAGATCACAATAAACCGATTTATGGCGGTTATGAAAGATGGACGGGAATGACGATTTGGCGGGGTTCTGCGCGCCCGTTGATCTGCTCAATCAGCTGTGCGGCGGCCTGACGGCCGGACTCAGCGTAGCCCGGATCGACGGTGATGATCTCCGGGTGCAGGAACTTCATCAGCGGGGTACTGCCTACGCTGGCGACCTGCAGGTCGTCGATGCGCTGTTCCTGTAAATATTTGCTCGCACCCAGCGCCAGGGTATCGGTCGCGCACACCAGCGCGGTGGTCTGCGGGGTCAGTACGCTGGCGACCTGTTCATAGCCCTGCTTCATGCCAAGCCCGGGCAGGGAAGCCACGGCAGAGAGGTTGTGCTTTTTGCAAAACGCCAGATAGGCTTCGTGACGGCGTTTGCCGGTGGTGACGTCCGCGTGCGGTACGCCAAGATAGCTGATATGGCGATGGCCTTTTTCGTACAGGCGCTGCATCAGGGTAATAATCGCCCCTTCATCGTCATAGCAGACGGACGCAAATCCGTGGGCATCGCGTGCCAGCAAGACCAGCGAGGGTTGCCAGGGTTTGAGCATCTCCTCTTTAATGCCGGTAAAGCCAAACAGGACCACCCCGTCGATGTTGCGTCGCGCCAGCATCCCCAGATGCTCTTCCACCAGCTGTGGCGAGAACTGGCTCTCCATCATGATTGGATCGTAACCCTGCTCATAGAAGGCGGGCAGCATGGTTTGTACGGCGAGGTTTTCAGAGAGAGAATCCAGACGCGAGACAATAATGGCGACCACTTTATCGCTCTGTCCGCGCATGGCGCGTGCGGAACGGGAAGGGGAAAACCCGTGCTGATTCATCACCGCCTCGACGCGCTCGCGCGTGCGTTCGCTGACACCGCTCTCGTTGTTCAGCACGCGCGACACGGTGGATTTCCCCACGCCGCTTAAACGCGCAATGTCTTTAATCGTAAGGCGGTTTTGCATGCTGTATTCCCTGTAACAACGATAACGGTGTCAAATGAGCCTAATGCTATAGCGCTAATTCGCTATGGGCAAAGTCTGGTTTACGTTCGGTTTATTTGAGGGTGGGTATAATACCGCCCGACGCGCCGCTTAGGGTACGGTTAAATCCTTATACTGCGCGGCGTACCCCTTATTTTTACTTACCGGAGGCGACATGGATCCCGATCCCACACCTCTCCTGACCAGGAGAACCCCTTCTTTCCGGTAAGCCAGCCTTGTGCTGTCTCACCGGTGATGTGAGGCAGCAACGTTCTGAACGTTCCTGCTTGAAAATTTAAGTGCCTGTCAGGTACGGCTTTGCCACGCCTGCAGGAATGACTGCGTCCGCCCTGGCGGATGCGGGGGAATGACTATGTTTAAAAATATCACCCGGCAGCTGCAGGCGCTGCTGAGCCGCCACCTGCCACACCGTCTGGTTCAGCGCGATCCGCTGCCAAACGGCAAAAATTTCTCCGGCGCCACTATTCCCGCCAGCCTGACCGAGCGTTGCCTCAACGTGGCGGCGATGGATGAGAACGAAGTCTGGCGTGCCTTTAACGGACACCCGGAAGGGCTGAACGCGGCTGAAGTGCAAAAAATCCGGGCCGTGCATGGCGATAACCTTATCCCGGCGCAAAAGCCAGCGCCGTGGTGGGTGCATCTGTGGATCTGCTACCGCAACCCCTTCAACCTGCTACTGACGGTGCTGGGCATTATCTCTTACGCCACTGAAGATCTGTTTGCCGCGGGCGTTATCGCCCTGATGGTGGGGATCTCCACGCTGCTGAACTTTATCCAGGAAGCGCGCTCCACCAAAGCGGCGGATGCCCTGAAGGCGATGGTCAGCAACACCGCGACCGTGTCGCGAGTCATCAACGATC is a window encoding:
- the treC gene encoding alpha,alpha-phosphotrehalase — its product is MNTLPHWWQNGVIYQIYPKSFQDTTGSGTGDLRGVTQRLDYLKTLGIDAIWLTPFYISPQVDNGYDVANYTAIDPAYGTLDDFDELVAQAHERGIRIVLDMVFNHTSTQHAWFRESLNKASPYRQFYIWRDGTPEQLPNNWRSKFGGNAWRWHAESEQYYLHLFAPEQADLNWENPAVRAELKKVCEFWADRGVDGLRLDVINLISKDQAFPNDDIGDGRRFYTDGPRIHEYLQEMSRDVFTPRNLMTVGEMSSTSLENCQQYASLDGRELSMTFNFHHLKVDYPGGEKWTLAKPDFVALKTLFNHWQQGMHNKAWNALFWCNHDQPRIVSRFGDEGEYRVPAAKMLGMVLHGMQGTPYIYQGEELGMTNPHFSRITDYRDVESLNMFAELRANGRDPNELLAILASKSRDNGRTPMQWDASHNAGFTEGEPWIGVCDNYETVNARAALDDPDSVFYTYQSLIRLRKTLPVLTWGDYQDLQPEHPSLWCYRRQWQGKTLVVVANLSHQSHEWESDVLSGEWQAVMSNYPAPHTATLRPFEAVWWLQA
- the treB gene encoding PTS trehalose transporter subunit IIBC: MSKVKQADIDQLIVLVGGRENIATVSHCITRLRFVLNDPAKANPKAIEALSMVKGCFTNAGQFQVVIGTEVGDYYQALLATTGHNAADKEQAKKAARQNMKWHEQLISHFAEIFFPLLPALISGGLILGFRNVIGDVPMSDGKTLAQMYPALKTIYDFLWLIGEAIFFYLPVGICWSAVRKMGGTPILGIVLGVTLVSPQLMNAYLLGQQAPEVWNFGLFTIAKVGYQAQVIPALLAGLALGFIETRLKRIVPDYLYLVVVPVCSLILAVFLAHAFIGPFGRMIGDGVAFAVRHLMTGSFAPIGAALFGFLYAPLVITGVHQTTLAIDMQMIQSLGGTPVWPIIALSNIAQASAVTGIILVSRKHNEREISVPAAISAYLGVTEPAMYGINLKYRFPMLCAMIGSGLAGLVCGLNGVMANGIGVGGLPGILSIQPAFWQVFALAMAIAIIVPMALTTVVYQRKFRQGALQIV
- the treR gene encoding trehalose operon repressor TreR gives rise to the protein MQNRLTIKDIARLSGVGKSTVSRVLNNESGVSERTRERVEAVMNQHGFSPSRSARAMRGQSDKVVAIIVSRLDSLSENLAVQTMLPAFYEQGYDPIMMESQFSPQLVEEHLGMLARRNIDGVVLFGFTGIKEEMLKPWQPSLVLLARDAHGFASVCYDDEGAIITLMQRLYEKGHRHISYLGVPHADVTTGKRRHEAYLAFCKKHNLSAVASLPGLGMKQGYEQVASVLTPQTTALVCATDTLALGASKYLQEQRIDDLQVASVGSTPLMKFLHPEIITVDPGYAESGRQAAAQLIEQINGRAEPRQIVIPVHLS